The following proteins are co-located in the Trichormus variabilis 0441 genome:
- a CDS encoding TldD/PmbA family protein, producing MKIEEVSTLEFSFNQLLETLLVKKLENEQFTVKLSSERSQFTRFNQAKVRQTGFVADGWIELTLMTDQRSSFRQFPFTGNWEKDWQSAYQALQELRDELPLLPVDPYLVLPSGNNTSRETHIGNILPAEAVVTNVLEQVRELDFTGIYAGGLVIRAYGDSSGQKHWFATDSFTLDYSLFISSGQAVKGTFAGSNWDQEAYSVKINEGKQQLKLLANRAKEVPKGQYKTYFAPAAVADLLSMLSWGAVSEADIQQGNSALAILSRQDKQLSPKFSLRENFQLGLVPRFNQLGEMAAPELSIIDKGILVNTLVNSRTAKEYQKIANGANSSETLRAPEVIPGNLTYEQILPSLDTGLYVSNLHYLNWSDRPTGRITGMTRYACFWIENGEIIAPIENLRFDESLYRFWGENLIDFTNIQEFIPEVGTYESRQLGGSLVPGMLVNDFTYTL from the coding sequence ATGAAAATTGAGGAAGTATCTACTTTAGAATTTAGTTTTAATCAACTATTAGAAACTCTCCTAGTTAAAAAATTAGAAAATGAACAATTCACTGTGAAACTTAGCAGTGAACGTAGTCAATTTACTCGCTTTAATCAAGCCAAAGTTCGCCAAACTGGTTTTGTGGCTGATGGTTGGATTGAACTAACTCTGATGACAGACCAGCGCAGCAGTTTTCGTCAGTTTCCTTTTACTGGAAATTGGGAGAAAGACTGGCAATCAGCATATCAAGCTTTACAAGAACTGCGGGATGAATTGCCTTTATTACCAGTTGATCCTTATCTAGTTTTACCATCAGGAAATAATACTAGTCGGGAAACCCATATAGGTAATATATTGCCAGCAGAGGCAGTAGTAACGAATGTATTAGAACAAGTTAGGGAGTTAGATTTTACTGGTATCTATGCTGGGGGTTTAGTTATCAGAGCTTATGGCGATTCTAGTGGACAAAAACATTGGTTTGCTACTGATTCCTTCACTTTAGATTATTCCTTATTTATCAGTTCTGGACAAGCTGTTAAAGGTACATTTGCTGGAAGTAATTGGGATCAAGAAGCTTATTCTGTCAAAATCAACGAAGGGAAACAGCAATTAAAACTGCTAGCAAATCGAGCTAAAGAAGTACCAAAAGGACAATACAAAACTTATTTTGCCCCGGCGGCTGTTGCTGATTTATTAAGTATGCTTTCTTGGGGTGCAGTCAGTGAAGCAGATATCCAACAAGGTAATAGTGCATTAGCCATCTTGTCACGCCAAGATAAACAACTTTCCCCTAAATTTAGTTTGAGAGAAAACTTCCAACTGGGTTTAGTACCGCGATTTAATCAACTGGGGGAAATGGCTGCACCAGAATTATCAATAATTGACAAAGGAATTTTAGTAAATACCTTAGTTAATTCGCGGACTGCTAAAGAATATCAAAAAATTGCCAACGGTGCGAACAGTTCGGAAACCTTACGTGCGCCAGAGGTGATACCAGGGAATTTAACTTATGAGCAAATTCTCCCCAGTTTAGATACAGGCTTATATGTATCAAATTTGCATTACTTGAACTGGAGCGATCGCCCCACAGGTAGAATTACAGGTATGACCCGTTACGCCTGTTTTTGGATAGAAAACGGTGAGATTATCGCCCCCATTGAAAACTTACGCTTTGATGAAAGCCTCTATCGTTTTTGGGGAGAAAATTTAATAGACTTTACCAACATTCAAGAATTCATTCCTGAAGTAGGAACCTACGAGAGTCGTCAACTAGGAGGTAGTCTGGTTCCTGGAATGCTGGTCAATGATTTTACTTACACCTTGTAG
- a CDS encoding SpoIIE family protein phosphatase, translating to MFQILIIDDDISIQTLLKRILQKQGYQIVTASNGEEGITQALTSRPALIICDWIMPGLNGLEVCHRIKTNPNLSTTFFILLTSLDSVADRVKGLDAGADDFITKPIEQNELQARVRAGLRLHQLSRDLRTQKLLLEEELAEAAEYVRSLLPEPLNEPISINSRFIPSRQLGGDCFDYYWLDDDCLALYLLDTAGHGLKAALPSISVLNLLRSRALKNLNYYQPSDVLKNLNETFQMNYQNDKYFTIWYGVYHRIKRQLTYASAGHPPAILISGTSPASTEVQILRTPGMPVGMFPEAQYVDAYCDVEKLSSLYIFSDGAYEITKSDGKIWSLDAFIQILASVHHNDDYQLDQILNCLTALNPKDTFEDDLSILQVKFD from the coding sequence ATGTTTCAAATTTTGATAATTGATGATGATATATCAATTCAAACATTACTAAAAAGAATTTTACAAAAACAGGGTTATCAAATAGTTACTGCGAGTAATGGTGAAGAAGGAATTACTCAAGCATTAACTAGTCGCCCAGCACTAATTATTTGTGATTGGATCATGCCTGGCTTAAATGGTTTGGAGGTTTGCCATCGCATCAAGACAAATCCGAATCTATCCACTACATTTTTTATCTTGCTCACCTCTTTAGACTCTGTAGCCGATCGCGTTAAAGGTTTAGATGCTGGTGCCGATGATTTTATCACCAAGCCGATTGAGCAAAATGAACTGCAAGCAAGGGTAAGAGCCGGATTGCGACTGCATCAATTAAGTCGAGATTTGCGGACTCAAAAGCTGCTATTAGAAGAAGAACTAGCAGAAGCCGCCGAATATGTGCGATCGCTTCTACCAGAACCTCTAAATGAACCCATCAGCATCAATTCTCGATTCATCCCCTCTCGTCAACTCGGTGGTGATTGTTTTGACTATTACTGGCTGGATGACGATTGCTTGGCATTATATCTACTAGATACAGCCGGACATGGATTAAAAGCTGCTCTCCCTTCAATTTCTGTTCTTAATTTACTGCGTTCTCGCGCCCTGAAAAATCTCAATTATTATCAACCCAGCGATGTACTGAAAAATCTTAATGAAACCTTCCAGATGAATTATCAAAATGATAAATACTTCACTATCTGGTATGGTGTTTATCACCGCATCAAACGACAGCTAACCTATGCTAGCGCTGGTCATCCACCTGCAATTTTGATATCTGGAACATCACCAGCTAGTACGGAAGTGCAAATTTTAAGAACCCCAGGAATGCCCGTTGGTATGTTTCCAGAAGCACAATATGTTGATGCTTATTGCGATGTCGAAAAATTGAGCAGTTTGTATATCTTCAGTGATGGCGCTTATGAAATTACTAAATCAGATGGCAAAATTTGGAGTTTAGATGCTTTCATTCAGATACTCGCTAGCGTACATCATAATGATGATTATCAACTTGATCAAATCTTAAATTGCCTGACCGCTTTGAACCCCAAAGATACGTTTGAAGATGATTTATCAATCCTACAAGTTAAGTTTGACTAA
- a CDS encoding STAS domain-containing protein produces the protein MNQQVQVIKLSGIINTANSQELREEITHLLNSGTKIVLVDCQDVIFMDSSALGALVLAFKTLRAAGTKLFLCSINEQVRILFELTGMDKVFEIFNNQDEFNQIILANS, from the coding sequence ATGAATCAGCAAGTACAAGTTATTAAACTCAGTGGAATTATCAATACGGCAAATTCACAGGAACTGCGAGAAGAGATTACCCATCTCCTGAATAGCGGCACAAAAATTGTTTTAGTTGATTGTCAGGATGTGATTTTTATGGATAGTTCCGCCTTGGGAGCTTTAGTGTTAGCTTTTAAAACATTGAGAGCAGCAGGGACAAAATTATTTCTCTGTTCGATTAATGAACAGGTAAGAATATTATTTGAGTTGACTGGTATGGATAAGGTATTTGAAATATTTAATAATCAAGATGAATTTAATCAAATTATACTGGCGAATAGTTAG
- the cysS gene encoding cysteine--tRNA ligase → MTLTIYNTLTRRQEPLETVEPGKVKMYCCGVTVYDYCHLGHARSYIVWDTIRRYLIWRGFEVKYIQNFTDIDDKILNRAKEQGSTMAEVSNRFIDAYFADIRRLNVLDADEYPRVTEHIPEIHQLIQILEEKGLAYAVGGDVYYRVERFPSYGKLSGRELEQMQAGASGRVDVEDSEPKKQHPFDFALWKAAKPGEPAWDSPWGQGRPGWHIECSAMIRSKLGATIDIHGGGGDLIFPHHENEIAQSEAAMNQPLARYWTHNGMVMVNGQKMSKSLGNFITIRELLDGVGSWKGDPVNPMAVRLFVLQAHYRKPLDFTEEAIANAENSWKTLKEGLLFGYQYGEKLGWGQESAIIPELATRFQELGDDDFNFSGGLAVLFELAKELRREGNILVHEGTTKTPSDELQRQWNTLVTLGKVLGLEATPDDETLTQPGLSDTDIEALIEQRQAARKNKNFSESDRIRNELQAQGVTLIDSPQGTRWHRS, encoded by the coding sequence ATGACCCTAACGATTTACAATACCCTCACCCGCCGTCAAGAACCTTTGGAAACTGTAGAGCCAGGTAAGGTTAAGATGTATTGCTGCGGCGTGACAGTTTATGATTATTGCCATTTGGGTCATGCACGTTCCTATATAGTTTGGGATACGATTCGGCGTTATTTGATTTGGCGTGGTTTTGAAGTTAAATACATCCAAAATTTTACCGATATTGACGATAAGATTCTTAACCGTGCCAAAGAACAAGGTTCAACAATGGCGGAGGTGTCAAACCGCTTTATTGATGCCTATTTTGCAGATATCCGCCGTTTAAATGTCCTGGATGCGGATGAATATCCCCGCGTCACTGAGCATATTCCCGAAATTCATCAATTAATCCAAATTCTGGAAGAAAAAGGTCTAGCTTACGCCGTTGGTGGGGATGTTTATTATCGCGTAGAACGCTTTCCCAGTTATGGCAAACTCTCTGGCCGGGAGTTGGAACAAATGCAGGCTGGTGCTAGCGGTCGGGTAGATGTGGAAGACTCCGAACCAAAAAAGCAACATCCTTTTGATTTTGCCTTGTGGAAAGCAGCAAAACCAGGGGAACCAGCGTGGGATTCTCCTTGGGGTCAAGGTCGTCCGGGATGGCATATTGAATGCTCGGCGATGATTCGTTCTAAGCTAGGGGCAACTATTGATATTCATGGTGGTGGTGGAGATTTGATTTTTCCCCACCATGAAAATGAAATTGCTCAGTCTGAAGCAGCTATGAATCAGCCATTGGCGCGTTATTGGACACATAATGGCATGGTGATGGTGAATGGTCAGAAAATGTCAAAATCTCTGGGTAATTTCATCACCATTCGAGAATTATTAGATGGGGTGGGTAGTTGGAAAGGCGACCCAGTAAACCCAATGGCTGTAAGATTGTTTGTCTTGCAGGCACATTACCGCAAGCCTCTAGATTTTACAGAAGAAGCGATCGCCAACGCCGAAAATAGCTGGAAAACCCTCAAGGAAGGTTTGCTCTTTGGCTATCAATACGGTGAAAAGCTCGGTTGGGGTCAAGAATCCGCAATTATTCCCGAACTCGCCACCCGTTTTCAAGAATTAGGCGACGATGACTTTAACTTCTCCGGTGGCTTGGCGGTACTGTTTGAATTAGCCAAAGAACTCCGCCGCGAAGGTAATATCCTCGTCCACGAAGGAACCACCAAAACCCCCAGCGATGAACTCCAACGCCAATGGAATACCCTTGTCACATTAGGTAAAGTCTTGGGTTTAGAAGCAACACCAGATGATGAAACCCTGACACAACCAGGTCTAAGTGATACAGATATTGAAGCCCTAATTGAGCAAAGACAAGCAGCCAGAAAAAACAAGAACTTTAGCGAAAGCGATCGCATCCGTAATGAACTACAAGCACAAGGTGTAACCTTAATTGATAGCCCCCAAGGTACACGTTGGCATAGGAGTTAA
- a CDS encoding sensor histidine kinase, producing MLTPLSKKTAISLPNQPLQQENINLKLIVEGIASQVGEAFFQACAHYLAEVLQIQYALIAEFIDDEQPRARVLAFWKGEEFGPNFEYDLAGTPCGVLYQEGLQIYPDCIQKKFPDDLDLVNLNAESYLGVPILDPQGKPLGHIAGLHIKPLERSYEEQEAILKIFAARSAAEIERQLAEKALKQQNIHLEQTLKELHKTQIQLIQAERMSSLGHLVAGIAHEINNPIGFIYSNITHTREFINILLELIVAYQLEYPNPSISLQQKIKEADIEFLQKDVAKMLKSMETGSDRIRDIVLSLRNFSRLDESSKKSIDLHEGIESTLLILQHRLQANELLPQIQIIKKYQPLPKVNCHASQINQVFMNILSNAIDALQSASNTITQPRIEIKTEVIFPENTVRISISDNGIGIDEISISHIFDPFFTTKPVGSGTGLGLSIAYQIVVEQHRGKLNCISTPGQDTKFEIEIPM from the coding sequence ATGCTAACTCCACTTTCAAAAAAAACGGCGATTTCGTTACCCAATCAACCACTCCAGCAAGAAAATATTAACCTGAAACTGATTGTAGAAGGGATTGCATCTCAGGTTGGTGAAGCCTTCTTCCAAGCTTGCGCTCATTACTTGGCTGAGGTACTCCAGATTCAGTATGCTTTGATTGCAGAGTTTATTGATGATGAACAGCCACGAGCTAGAGTTTTGGCATTTTGGAAAGGAGAGGAATTTGGCCCCAATTTTGAATACGATCTGGCTGGAACTCCTTGCGGCGTTCTTTATCAAGAAGGTCTTCAGATTTACCCCGATTGTATCCAAAAAAAGTTTCCTGATGACCTAGATTTAGTTAACTTAAATGCGGAAAGCTATCTAGGCGTTCCAATTTTAGATCCTCAGGGTAAACCTCTTGGACATATTGCTGGCTTACATATTAAACCATTAGAACGCAGTTACGAAGAACAAGAGGCTATTTTAAAAATATTTGCTGCTCGATCCGCAGCAGAGATTGAGCGCCAATTAGCAGAAAAAGCACTTAAACAGCAAAATATTCACTTAGAACAAACTCTCAAAGAGCTACATAAAACCCAAATACAACTGATTCAGGCAGAAAGAATGTCTAGTTTAGGACATCTTGTCGCAGGTATTGCTCATGAGATCAATAATCCCATTGGATTCATTTATAGCAACATTACCCATACTAGAGAATTTATAAATATTCTTTTAGAACTGATTGTGGCATATCAATTAGAATATCCTAATCCTTCTATCTCCCTGCAACAGAAAATTAAAGAAGCCGACATAGAATTTTTACAAAAAGATGTTGCTAAAATGCTTAAGTCTATGGAAACGGGAAGCGATCGCATTCGGGATATCGTCCTGAGTTTACGCAATTTCTCTCGTCTTGATGAATCAAGCAAAAAATCAATTGATCTGCATGAAGGGATAGAAAGTACTTTGCTAATTCTGCAACATCGACTGCAAGCTAATGAGCTTTTACCACAGATCCAAATAATTAAAAAATACCAGCCACTTCCTAAAGTCAATTGCCATGCTAGCCAGATAAATCAGGTATTTATGAACATTTTGAGTAATGCAATCGATGCTTTACAGTCTGCCTCTAATACAATTACTCAGCCAAGAATTGAAATTAAAACAGAAGTAATTTTTCCAGAAAATACAGTCAGAATTTCTATTAGTGATAATGGAATTGGTATAGATGAGATATCAATATCCCACATTTTCGATCCTTTTTTCACCACTAAACCCGTTGGCTCTGGTACTGGTTTAGGACTTTCTATCGCCTATCAAATTGTAGTTGAGCAGCATCGCGGAAAATTAAACTGTATTTCTACCCCAGGACAGGACACGAAATTTGAAATAGAAATACCTATGTAA
- a CDS encoding TldD/PmbA family protein, with the protein MWSELTKAIASFKIPADWIGIRVVKEIAANHYVRDGLPQSNGKSTTVGAMLEVLVNGSLGYAATNSLELPSLQAAAEIAYKQALAASQWGIYPFRETERPKVVGEYNSPFLEPLDALSPGEINDLLVRICHTLKVDEKIVQTTASASTSEKQSWFVSSNGSQVYQKFLSIGTHYGAIAQDGAIVQQRSNNGWQAHCYQGGLELLKQDHLWQRVQQIGEQAIELLTAEECPSTRTHLVLAPDQMMLQIHESVGHPLEIDRILGDERNYAGGSFVNTSDFGKLVYGSPLMNITFDPTVAGEYASYGFDDTGVVATREYVIKEGVLKRGLGSLESQARAKVPGVACARASSWNRPPIDRMANLNLEPGNASFDEIIRDIEHGVYMESNRSWSIDDRRYKFQFGCEYAKLIENGKLTKTLRNPNYRATTPEFWHSLVQISDDANWQIYGTPFCGKGEPNQSIWVGHGSPVCVFADVEVFGGG; encoded by the coding sequence ATGTGGTCAGAATTAACAAAAGCGATCGCTAGTTTTAAAATACCTGCCGATTGGATCGGTATTCGGGTAGTAAAGGAAATTGCTGCTAACCATTATGTCCGTGATGGTTTACCTCAAAGCAACGGTAAATCAACCACAGTCGGAGCCATGTTAGAAGTTTTGGTGAATGGTTCCTTGGGTTATGCAGCTACCAACTCCCTAGAATTACCATCGTTGCAAGCGGCGGCTGAAATCGCCTATAAACAAGCACTAGCAGCCAGTCAGTGGGGCATATATCCTTTCCGTGAAACTGAACGCCCCAAAGTTGTGGGTGAATATAACTCCCCATTTTTAGAACCATTGGATGCTCTCAGTCCTGGGGAAATTAATGATTTGTTGGTGCGAATTTGCCACACCTTAAAAGTTGACGAAAAAATTGTCCAAACCACCGCCAGCGCCTCCACCAGTGAAAAACAGAGTTGGTTTGTCAGCAGCAACGGTTCTCAGGTATATCAAAAATTCTTGTCCATAGGTACTCATTATGGCGCGATCGCTCAAGATGGGGCGATCGTTCAACAACGTAGCAATAACGGCTGGCAAGCACACTGTTACCAAGGTGGACTAGAACTGTTAAAACAAGACCACCTATGGCAAAGAGTACAGCAAATAGGCGAACAAGCCATAGAACTCTTAACCGCCGAAGAATGTCCAAGCACCCGCACCCATTTGGTTTTAGCCCCAGACCAAATGATGTTACAAATTCATGAAAGTGTAGGACATCCCTTAGAAATTGACAGAATTTTGGGCGATGAGCGTAACTATGCTGGTGGTAGCTTTGTCAACACCAGCGATTTTGGCAAACTAGTCTATGGTTCGCCATTAATGAATATCACCTTTGACCCCACCGTTGCCGGCGAATATGCCAGCTATGGTTTTGATGATACAGGAGTAGTTGCCACAAGAGAATATGTCATCAAAGAAGGTGTATTAAAAAGGGGTCTAGGCAGTTTAGAAAGCCAAGCCAGAGCCAAAGTTCCAGGGGTAGCCTGCGCCCGCGCTTCCTCATGGAATCGACCACCAATTGACCGCATGGCAAACTTAAACTTAGAACCAGGAAACGCTTCCTTTGATGAGATTATCAGGGATATAGAACACGGCGTGTATATGGAATCTAATCGTTCCTGGTCAATAGACGATCGCCGTTATAAATTTCAGTTTGGCTGTGAGTATGCCAAACTCATTGAAAATGGTAAGCTAACCAAAACCCTTCGTAATCCTAACTATCGAGCCACAACACCAGAATTTTGGCATAGCCTAGTACAAATCAGTGACGATGCTAACTGGCAAATTTACGGTACACCTTTCTGTGGTAAAGGCGAACCAAATCAATCTATTTGGGTAGGACATGGTTCACCTGTTTGTGTATTTGCTGATGTAGAAGTTTTTGGGGGAGGATAA